The segment GGAACAGAAACGCCCGGATCTTGACCGGCTGGAGGCGGTCCTTGCCGGCCGCATCGTACTCCTCCAGCAGGTTGGCGAGGTCGTCGTCGCTCGTCACGGAGACGAGAGCGTCCAGGTCCTCCGTCGGCAGCTGGCACCGCAGGCTCACCTCCACGCCACACATCTCCCTCAGCTTCCGTTGCAGCTCTGCCAATCGACACAACGTAACTCAATGTCAGACAAAGGACACCCAAGCGCAGACAGTTCGATGGATCTGTTTAGGTTCATAGTCGCAGATATGCACCGTAAAAATGGAGGGAACGGTCGATGGAGAGGACGCGGTTGTCGCCGCCGACGTAGCGCAGCGCACCGTCGCTGTGGCGGGGGAGGATCCTGCCGCCATAGCTGCACAGGAACTTGACGCTTCCCTTAGCGACGGCCACGGCGTCCGGCTTGACGACGCAGACGACATCGTCGTCAAGGGACCCGAACGACGACGTGAAGGACGAGGACGACCACGACGAGCCCGCCATTCTTCCTATTGCGCGTGGCCTATGGAACTATCTATATGCTTGTTCTTCGATGAGTTGGAAGGTAACGTGTAGCGTGCTCAGGAGCAGCGAAGTAGCTCAGTGGCCGGCTAGTAGGCTGCCCCAGAAGCTGCTTCAAGCCACGTCTCTGCGACCTGCTCGCTTCATTTATAGCGTGGGAACACGGAGTGAATAAAATGGTTTGGACGAAAAAAGATTGGTTAAGAGAACAATGAAATCGATGGTTCATGCTGATGTCTACATTGGAGGGGAGGAATCATATCGGATCAGACTTTTAACGTCCAACCAGAGAGAAACGACCACAGCAAGCGCTGGCTGGATGCATGTATCCCTGAGCTCATGTGGGCGAACCGCAGGCCCGCGTTCCACTTGAACAAGTCCGTCTGGATCTGTAACAGATGGCCCAGACCAAGCACACACAAATCAAGATTGATTGATCTTAGACGTCCATTTGCGCTAGTACTACTGCACGTTACATGCTCAGGTGCGCACCTAATATATATCTCATATTAGTAGCCGTTTACATATCTATCTATCTGAAAAAACTGTAGTGCTATCTTGCAAGGTTAGCTACTGTTACCTTGAGCCGGACATGTACAACTATACTGTTTAGTATCTCTGCGTACAGCTGAGGCAGCTAGCGTACGTGCGTGTCGCTGCTTGTCTGCCTCAGCTGGGCCCTGCGCCCAATCAGCGTCGCTAGCCAGACGCGTCTGGGTGTCGTGTGGGGCAACGGGATGAGCACCACGTCGCGCGTCGCGGGTTCCTCAATATTTGAGGATAAGCCTCGGAATATTTGAGGACACTCACAATTCGCATTTCGCAAGGCAAGACGGAGGCGTGAAGGAAGGAATCGGCGAGGGTCTCCATCCAGCGCAGGAGACGACACGGCTGCTTGCAACGCGGCGGGGCCCATGGGAGCGCCGCGCGGCCCTGTCCTGTGGTGCGCTGCTGACGCTGAAGGGATAAGCCTTTCGCGCAGGCAGACAAGGGCGGCTGTGATCGGGTCAGGGCtgagaaattataaaaattagctCCTAGATTATAGTATATTATAAGAAATTAGATGGTAAGAGactatattataaaaattaaattgtaTAATCTGTAAAAGTTAATAAAATCTAAATTACTAGATTGTTATCATCTAAAAGCTGAATTATTACAAACTGTATTATAATAAAAACCTGTTTATTTGAGATAAGCCTGCCAGCCACGCTACGCACTGACCTTCTTTTGCCTTTCCTATTTCTTTTTGCGCTAGCAATTGGACGGATTTTGTTCTGGTTCGCTTGTGTAACAGCGTGTGACGTTTGGGGATAGGATAGAGATGACTGTGCTTACGTTGTACTCTTGAAGTAGTAGTATTCGTAATGCTTGAGCTTACGCTCTATAGCTAAGAGTCTGTTTTAGGTTATTTTTTTCGAAAATTTAGAAGTTAGAAAACTAAATAAATGGAtttgttaaaaaataatttttagaagCTACAAGactgcttctgaggaaatgaattgagaagctacaagactgcttctgaggaaatgaattagaagttgagaagttagttGAGAGTAACTTTTCTAAGAAGTAGTGTgctaagaaattaaaaaaaaaaattgtaaaatttaacagctaaaattcaaaaatatttttttagaaaaaccaaagacacagtttttcagaaaaaccaaaatcAGAAGCATAAACAAATAGACCTAAATAAGTATTCGGAAATGTGTGATTTGCCGCAAGGCTCTGTGGGGGATTGGGCCGATGTACCGGTGGGCCAAATGCTCTCATACTTGGTCCATGCAAACCCAGATGGCCACTACTAGAAACGTAACTTAGGTCGTGTTTATTTGCTGCTTCtggttctgcttctgctactggcagaagccagaagccagaagccagaagtcagaacaaacgagattctggagaagtggtttctggagaagtcagaagcctgcttctgaggaaaatgaactaaagccgagaagctcgctgagatgtgcttttttgagaagctatgtgctgagaagctaaaaatttattgtagaagccaacagcctattttcaaaagcagcttttcagacaagccaaaagcataacttttcagaaaagctcaaaagcagaagctcaaacaaatacGGCTTTAGAGTCTTAGACCAACTGTGATATATAATGGCAGACGGTCTATCGGTGAGGTTATGTAATGACTAACGATTATGATGTTCTCAATGGTTACAAGTTGAACCGTCAGTTATTGTACCAAATGACCGATGGTTGTTGGTTTATATGCATACTTTCAACttgcttttatatatatatatgtatatacatatacatatatatataggacaacATTGCTACAGGAGACTATAGCCATGAAGGCAGACGAGGATTACAACAATGGTGATGGAGCATACTATGGCCATGAAGGCGTCGAGGATTATGACAATGGTGGTGCAAGATACTATGGCCATGAGACAAGAATTATGACCTCTGGTGACAAGTAGAGGACAGACATTTCCCTTTTACTCACTGGAGGTTGTatgcaacaaataaaaaaagtctACAGTGCTGCACTTTGGAGTTTGACGACAATGTGGACAGCATAAAATCGTGACAAGTAAAAGACAGACATTTCCCTTTTACTCACTGGCGGTTGTATGCAACAAATAAAAAGTCTACAGTGCTgcactttggagtttgatgacAATGTGGACAGCTTATTTTATGCCTTAGGTTATGAACAATATCTAGTGTGTTAATATATCGTGTGTTAGTCAAGTATTTTCATTCAAACTTTGCTGCTATGTAGATGCATGTTATTTTGCCACTTTCGTAATGTCGATTATGTTCCTTTATCAATTACATACATTATTATACGAAATATGTTTGGTCTTGTAATGTTAAAATTGGGATGACGGTATGCCATATTGAAGTGATAGTTGTGAAATGCGATTAGAACAGTCATTGTGCAACATTTATTATCGTTGATCCTATTGGTTCCATATCACTTCTAAGTGGTTTTAAACCCTCTTGAACTCAAATGAGCCACGAGCTAATTAATGAAAAAGTCGCATAGTTAAATGGCGACGGATCATTGAAACTGTCACATATTGATATTTTTGACAGGCCAATAAAGCCGCCATAAACTTGTGTAGCCGAAAGGCTATTGAAACCGTCACATAATAGCAGGCTGACGGGTAGATAAAATTGTCGCGTACTAATATGGACAATGATTagacaaaaaaaagtcacatatATTTAGGTCCAATGGTTAGACAAAATCGTCAAATATATGTATCGCCGACGATTTTAGTCGCCGACGATTTTAGTCACCGACaataattaaaatactattgGAAATACATATCCCCATGAATTAAAATAACAGTCAAGAAATAAGTCCCTGATCATAAACcatcacactactacagaaataatttAGTTAGACATTCTTATACATACGGTTTTCTAAAACCGTATGTGTAAAGATTACCACAGACAGCTCCAAACTAGCTCCATCTAGAAAAATAATGAGGAACAATCTCTATGGATACTATATTACCCaatatatgataaaaatcattAGCTTTATTCCACCATCATATCTACAGATTAGTATCATTATAGTATTAAAAAATGCATGTTTCATTATCGGGTTTTCattgtgcctaactattttaatattCGATACACTATTTTCTACAAATTCTCTCAATATCGATGCGATCACGAGTGTTCAATGACTCCTCATCCAATTCATTCTATTTGAGGTCTTAAACCAGACCAGCAAATTTTATGATTATGAGAACTTTGAGCCACCAAAATATCTTGCATGTAAAGATATGCCTTCTTAAAGGCTATATTAaattatttctctatttttactttGTTGGTTATCTTACATATTCTTAGTTTGATTATCTTAGTTTAACAACTGAGTAAACTGAGTGGACAAACAACTGAACTTCTATGTCTTCCTCTGAGCATGTTGGATATGTTATGGActtatatgttatctatttgACTTATGGACATGTGCTGTGATATCTTATGGACTTATTGTGGATATGTGTTGTGAACATCTTATTGGCGGGTTGACATGTGCTATTAGATCTTGTGAACATCTTATAGGCTGGTTGTGGATATGTGTTATGGACTCTTGAATAAAGATGTTTGATCTGTGTATGACTTATGTTTGTGCTAGATTCAGGGGCGGAACTAGCCCTGGACTAAGCCATAGGCTGGCCAATTCAAATTTGGGTCAAACATAAAAAAGTACTATTTCTACAATAAACACAAGGGTGATTTGATCTGCTATTTGCTATACATCTATGTAAATTCAGTGCTGCATAATGATAATTACAGATGGCTCTAGAGTGCAACCGTCTGTAATAATCTCATATCACAAATTACTCCGGTATGGAACAATATGTAGTAAtccaatagtacagacggttccagtATGAAGCCATCTGTATAAATCATTTATACAAAAGGTTCATGAACCATTATGATTTGTACAAACTCTTTGCTATAGACGGTTCGAAAAAACATCACACGCAGTCCGAACTGCCTATAAAAAGGCTTCTGTAGCAATGTTAGCAATTCAAGCCTAGACCACGTTTGAAAAGGTGGGTTGACCGACAACTTACTGACAGACGTTATCGGTAATACACAATCGGCCATAGGATAACTGATGGTATCATTGGCAAATGGCTGAATCCCTTACCAAGAGGACGTCTGATGGGAGGTTGTTGATGGTGTATGCTCAGGGAATACATTTCCCAACAGTGTAACATAATGAGCATCAGCAACATCATTAGGTTGCAACTGATTCGGTAAGCTACGTGTCCGGTGCATGGAAAACAACCTTGACATCTGTTTGTCCGCGATAAAGGTAATGTGCCCTAAACCATAAGTAGGAGTATGTCCGAGAAGAGAACACAACTCCTTCCGAACTCTTGGcgtcttcttcttcccctcaaACCCCCATGTGCTTGTCTCATGCCCATAATGTTGCATCGCGTTGTCATATACAAGGCTCTATGGGCAGTTGGGTCACAAGGCTCAACGTAGAGGTGGTCTAAGCCTGCTCATTCTTGGCCCATGAAACCCAGATGGCTATTACAAAAAGCGGAGCGGTAGCAACATCGACAAGCTTAAGGCATTGAAGAACAAAACCAAACTTCTTCCCAACCCCAACATCTTCTGCTTGGACCCTCTAGTTGAATGAAGCGTACTACAATGTTCAATCAACAAGTTTTCTATAATAATTTGAATCAACAAGTCATGTAAAAAAATGAATCAAATAgtctttcaaaaatatttaaaagcattttgaaaattttggatgaAACGCACTGAAATGTTAAATCAACAAGCCTTGTAAAAAAAGTTGAATCAACTAGTCTTATAAAATATGTTGAATAAAATATTCATAGAAAATCTGAGATAAAGTGCACTTAAATATTGGACCAACAATCGTCTTAAAATTTTTTGAATAAACTACTATTGTAAAAGAAGTTGAATCAACTAGTCATGTAAAA is part of the Phragmites australis chromosome 12, lpPhrAust1.1, whole genome shotgun sequence genome and harbors:
- the LOC133886692 gene encoding uncharacterized protein LOC133886692, with product MAGSSWSSSSFTSSFGSLDDDVVCVVKPDAVAVAKGSVKFLCSYGGRILPRHSDGALRYVGGDNRVLSIDRSLHFYELQRKLREMCGVEVSLRCQLPTEDLDALVSVTSDDDLANLLEEYDAAGKDRLQPVKIRAFLFPRTPAPSLPHSSPPPTPRSVSRQSPNVHLHRQNTFPAAATRVSPSCAPQWWAAPQASRPARATTAHQPQARPHRYLVHNGSHWQ